A portion of the Cyanobium sp. PCC 7001 genome contains these proteins:
- a CDS encoding NAD(P)-dependent alcohol dehydrogenase → MSDTPPKPAAASSPMRAVIYERYGAPDVLQFRDVPRPVPGEHDVLIQTHATTVSSGDWRMRSLEVPAGFGLILRLMAGVRRPRQPILGTELAGTVAAVGPGVRRFRVGDAVVAFSDMAMGCHAEYCCLPEDGAIAAKPPNLSFEQAAALSFGGTTALHFLRRAALQRGERLLVNGASGAVGTAVIQLAVHGGAEVTAVCGPTNQELVRSLGAVRVIDHTTTDFSRLGESFDVILDAVGNAPLSRCRPCLAPGGRLLLVVSSLPALLLAPVQSRLSGRRLVAGPASGSAEDLAALASLAENGVFQPVIDRVYPFEQIVAAHRHVDAGHKRGNVVISMGATPPQPA, encoded by the coding sequence ATGAGCGACACCCCGCCGAAGCCAGCAGCGGCATCCAGCCCGATGCGAGCCGTGATCTACGAGCGCTATGGCGCGCCGGATGTGCTGCAGTTCCGGGACGTGCCCAGGCCGGTGCCGGGCGAGCACGACGTGCTGATCCAAACCCATGCCACCACCGTGAGTTCAGGGGACTGGAGGATGCGCAGCCTGGAGGTGCCGGCGGGTTTCGGGCTGATCCTGCGGCTGATGGCCGGGGTGCGCCGCCCGCGACAGCCGATCCTGGGCACCGAGCTGGCCGGCACCGTGGCGGCGGTGGGCCCCGGGGTGCGCCGGTTCCGGGTGGGCGATGCCGTGGTGGCCTTCAGCGACATGGCCATGGGCTGCCATGCCGAGTACTGCTGCCTGCCGGAGGATGGCGCCATCGCCGCCAAGCCGCCGAACCTCTCCTTCGAGCAGGCTGCGGCCCTGAGCTTCGGCGGCACCACGGCGCTGCACTTTCTGCGGCGCGCCGCACTCCAGCGGGGTGAGCGGCTGCTGGTCAACGGGGCCTCCGGCGCCGTGGGCACGGCCGTGATTCAGCTGGCGGTGCATGGCGGCGCCGAGGTGACGGCCGTCTGCGGCCCCACGAACCAGGAGCTCGTGCGCTCGCTGGGGGCCGTCCGGGTGATCGACCACACCACGACCGACTTCAGCCGGCTCGGGGAGAGCTTCGACGTGATCCTCGACGCCGTGGGCAATGCGCCGCTGTCCCGCTGCCGGCCCTGCCTCGCCCCGGGCGGACGGCTGCTGCTGGTGGTGTCCAGCCTGCCGGCCCTGCTGCTCGCCCCCGTGCAGTCGCGCCTCAGCGGCCGACGCCTCGTGGCCGGGCCCGCCAGCGGCAGCGCCGAGGATCTGGCCGCCCTGGCGAGCCTGGCCGAGAACGGCGTGTTCCAGCCGGTGATCGATCGGGTCTATCCCTTCGAGCAGATCGTGGCGGCGCACCGGCATGTGGATGCGGGACACAAACGGGGCAACGTGGTGATCTCGATGGGGGCGACGCCCCCGCAGCCCGCCTGA
- a CDS encoding DM13 domain-containing protein, with amino-acid sequence MSSLSRSTALLALALALAGAGCVKASQRTPSSALPQTQAESTAGAAMKKGVLHTGMFRKAEAPVQGSFTIRRDGNRTLLVLSDDFSTKAEAPDLKLALGREANPIAGSRPPAYPLQEGSYTVIAPLKAAKGGQVYELPAGFDLAGQGSVIIWCQQFNATMAWAPLAG; translated from the coding sequence GTGTCCTCCCTGTCCCGCTCCACTGCCCTGCTTGCTCTCGCCCTGGCCCTGGCCGGAGCCGGCTGCGTCAAAGCCTCCCAGCGCACCCCATCGTCCGCCCTGCCCCAGACCCAGGCCGAGAGCACGGCAGGAGCTGCCATGAAGAAAGGCGTGCTGCACACCGGCATGTTCCGCAAGGCCGAAGCTCCGGTGCAGGGCAGCTTCACCATCCGCCGTGATGGCAACCGCACCCTGCTGGTGCTCAGCGACGACTTCAGCACCAAGGCCGAGGCCCCCGACCTCAAGCTGGCCCTGGGCCGTGAGGCCAATCCCATCGCCGGCAGCAGGCCTCCGGCCTACCCGCTGCAGGAAGGCAGCTACACCGTGATCGCTCCCCTGAAGGCGGCCAAGGGCGGCCAGGTCTATGAACTCCCCGCGGGGTTCGATCTCGCCGGCCAGGGCTCGGTGATCATCTGGTGCCAGCAGTTCAACGCCACCATGGCCTGGGCGCCCCTCGCCGGTTGA
- a CDS encoding META domain-containing protein, translating into MGQPPAPAQEPGPINLATTHWQLLEIQSMDDAIGSRRPENPRLYTLELGADGRASLRLNCNRATGTWTAMPAGDGSSGSFRFSPLAMTRALCPPPSLDSELGRDLALVRGYRLLGDRLALSLFGDGGILVWQRLEGGPRNWRVTAQTGALRRVPSATGSVAARYPAGTLLDNLGCGKGPAGLWCDVQRLGGGPRGYLLGNDLEAAISPDGTVHYGEDDSALRAGQGDFDASGELPCRLESGQASDQPTGRCGFQVARAGGGYATVVISLPDGRERTVYFRMGQAIGNAVSEADRTGPFQASREGDLTRVRIGDERYEIPDAVVLGG; encoded by the coding sequence ATGGGACAGCCACCGGCACCTGCACAAGAACCAGGTCCGATCAACCTGGCCACCACCCACTGGCAGCTGCTCGAGATCCAGTCGATGGACGACGCCATCGGCAGCCGCAGGCCGGAGAACCCGCGGCTCTACACCCTGGAGCTCGGCGCCGACGGCCGGGCCTCCCTGCGCCTGAACTGCAACCGGGCCACGGGCACCTGGACGGCGATGCCGGCCGGCGATGGCAGCAGCGGCAGTTTCCGGTTCAGTCCCCTGGCGATGACCCGGGCCCTCTGTCCTCCTCCCAGCCTGGACAGCGAGCTGGGCCGGGACCTGGCCCTAGTGCGGGGCTACCGGCTGCTGGGTGACCGCCTCGCCCTCAGCCTCTTCGGCGATGGCGGCATCCTGGTCTGGCAGCGTCTGGAGGGCGGACCGCGCAACTGGCGGGTGACCGCCCAGACCGGCGCTCTGCGGCGGGTGCCCTCGGCCACTGGTTCCGTTGCGGCCCGCTACCCGGCGGGCACGCTGCTGGACAACCTGGGCTGCGGCAAGGGGCCCGCCGGCCTCTGGTGCGACGTGCAGCGCCTGGGCGGCGGGCCGCGGGGCTACCTGCTGGGCAACGACCTGGAGGCGGCGATCTCCCCGGATGGCACCGTGCACTACGGCGAGGATGATTCGGCGCTCAGGGCCGGCCAGGGGGACTTCGACGCCAGCGGTGAGCTGCCGTGTCGCCTGGAGTCCGGCCAAGCCTCTGACCAGCCCACGGGGCGCTGCGGTTTCCAGGTGGCCCGCGCCGGCGGCGGCTACGCCACGGTGGTGATCAGCCTGCCGGATGGGCGGGAGCGCACGGTGTATTTCCGCATGGGTCAGGCCATCGGCAACGCCGTTTCGGAAGCGGATCGCACGGGCCCGTTCCAGGCCAGCCGGGAGGGGGACCTGACCCGCGTGCGCATCGGCGACGAGCGCTACGAGATCCCCGATGCCGTGGTGCTGGGCGGTTGA
- a CDS encoding phosphate-starvation-inducible PsiE family protein, whose protein sequence is MTTSLSPCIPVPAANADGRERSPETAPSGADAAQPQAQAVPWYQQLRRVQIVQTLEAIQDLIAISLCVGLFGVMVLQMKVMFSSLLSEPKFHAITSDILFILILVELFRLLIIYLQEQRVSIGVSVEIAIVSVLREVIVNGVLETDWHQILAVCLFLSTMAVLMVVRVWLPPTFEGVDPEAKVSARMKAPRLALNRSEQGL, encoded by the coding sequence ATGACCACAAGCCTCTCCCCCTGTATCCCCGTGCCTGCCGCCAACGCCGACGGCAGGGAACGCTCGCCGGAAACGGCCCCCAGCGGCGCTGACGCCGCTCAGCCTCAGGCTCAGGCCGTGCCCTGGTACCAGCAGTTGCGGCGGGTGCAGATCGTGCAGACCCTGGAAGCGATTCAGGACCTGATTGCGATTTCGCTGTGCGTGGGCCTGTTCGGCGTGATGGTGCTGCAGATGAAGGTGATGTTTTCCTCCCTGCTCTCGGAACCGAAGTTCCACGCCATCACCTCGGACATCCTCTTCATCCTCATCCTGGTGGAGCTGTTCCGCCTGCTGATCATCTATCTGCAGGAACAGCGGGTGTCGATCGGCGTGTCGGTGGAGATCGCGATCGTGTCGGTGCTCAGAGAAGTGATCGTGAACGGGGTTCTCGAAACCGACTGGCATCAGATCCTGGCCGTCTGCCTCTTCCTCTCCACCATGGCCGTGCTGATGGTGGTGCGGGTGTGGCTGCCCCCCACCTTCGAGGGGGTGGACCCCGAAGCCAAGGTGTCGGCCCGGATGAAGGCCCCCCGGCTCGCCCTGAACAGATCTGAGCAGGGTCTGTAG
- a CDS encoding glutathione S-transferase family protein, producing the protein MGLLIDGVWHDRWYDTEASGGRFVRSASQFRHWITPDGSPGPSGEGGFAAEAGRYHLYISHACPWAHRTAIFRVIKGLVPLVSLSVVHWHMGAEGWTFEPGDGVIPDPIHQARCLHEVYTQADPRYSGRVTVPVLWDRASGRIVNNESSEIIRMFNSAFDAIGAAAGDYYPAPLRAEIDALNQRIYDTVNNGVYRCGFATSQGAYDEAIGPLFATLDALEERLSDRPYLVGATLTEADWRLFTTLVRFDAVYVGHFKCNLRRLVDYPNLWNYVRRLYGHPGVAATVNMQHIKGHYYQSHPSINPSGVVPAGPLLSFV; encoded by the coding sequence GTGGGGCTGCTCATCGATGGGGTGTGGCACGACCGCTGGTACGACACCGAGGCCAGCGGCGGACGCTTCGTGCGCTCCGCTTCCCAGTTCCGCCACTGGATCACCCCCGATGGCAGCCCCGGACCGAGCGGTGAGGGCGGCTTCGCTGCCGAGGCGGGGCGCTACCACCTGTACATCTCCCATGCCTGCCCCTGGGCCCACCGGACGGCGATCTTCCGGGTGATCAAGGGCCTTGTGCCCCTGGTGTCGCTGTCGGTGGTGCACTGGCACATGGGCGCCGAGGGCTGGACCTTCGAGCCCGGAGACGGGGTGATTCCCGATCCGATCCATCAGGCCCGCTGTCTGCACGAGGTGTACACCCAGGCCGATCCCCGCTACAGCGGCCGGGTCACGGTGCCGGTGCTCTGGGACCGGGCCAGCGGGCGGATCGTGAACAACGAGTCCTCCGAGATCATCCGCATGTTCAACAGCGCCTTCGACGCCATTGGCGCCGCGGCGGGTGACTACTATCCGGCACCTTTGCGCGCCGAGATCGATGCCTTGAACCAGCGGATCTACGACACCGTGAACAACGGCGTGTACCGCTGCGGTTTCGCCACCAGCCAGGGCGCCTATGACGAAGCGATCGGGCCTCTGTTCGCCACACTCGATGCGCTGGAGGAGCGCCTGAGTGACCGGCCTTACCTGGTGGGCGCCACTCTCACCGAAGCGGATTGGCGTCTGTTCACCACCCTCGTGCGTTTCGATGCGGTGTACGTGGGCCACTTCAAGTGCAACCTCCGCCGTCTGGTTGACTACCCCAATCTCTGGAACTACGTGCGCCGGCTGTATGGCCATCCGGGCGTCGCCGCCACCGTGAACATGCAGCACATCAAGGGGCACTATTACCAGAGCCATCCCAGCATCAATCCCTCGGGCGTGGTGCCGGCGGGGCCGCTGCTGAGCTTCGTGTGA
- a CDS encoding ion channel, which translates to MARVQHLRRQKGLLTTQGKQRWWRHWREPYLLALSISWPQFLGLLALVYLGINLLFAGLYRLDPGGLAGTADGRASFAEAFFFSVQTLGSIGYGALHPVSLFTNLLVTAEAFSGVLFIALSTGLAFARFSRSSARIRFSRLAVVHPYNGTPTLSFRLANERGNHILEARVRAFLAVDETSQEGHRMRRLRALPLERDQGIAFLLLWTAQHRIDAASPLHGLTLDDLNGLNAELVVAFSGVDETIERPVHSRWSWPVEQIGYGLCFQDMVETEGNLHRIDWSAFDRTRPCPLRP; encoded by the coding sequence ATGGCCAGGGTCCAGCACCTGCGGCGCCAGAAGGGCCTGCTCACCACCCAGGGGAAACAGCGGTGGTGGCGCCACTGGCGCGAGCCCTACCTGCTCGCCCTCTCGATCTCCTGGCCCCAGTTCCTGGGCCTGCTGGCGCTGGTGTACCTGGGGATCAACCTGCTGTTCGCCGGGCTCTACCGGCTCGACCCCGGCGGGCTGGCGGGCACGGCCGATGGCAGGGCCAGCTTCGCCGAGGCGTTCTTCTTCAGCGTGCAGACCCTGGGCTCGATCGGCTACGGCGCGCTCCACCCGGTGAGCCTGTTCACCAACCTGCTGGTGACGGCGGAAGCCTTCAGCGGGGTGCTGTTCATCGCCCTCAGCACCGGCCTGGCCTTCGCGCGCTTCTCCCGCAGCAGCGCCCGGATCCGCTTCTCCCGGCTGGCGGTGGTGCACCCCTACAACGGCACGCCCACACTCAGCTTCCGGCTGGCCAACGAGCGGGGCAACCACATCCTCGAAGCCCGGGTACGGGCCTTTCTGGCGGTGGATGAGACCAGCCAGGAAGGGCACCGCATGCGCCGGCTGCGGGCCCTGCCACTGGAGCGTGATCAGGGGATCGCCTTCCTGCTGTTGTGGACAGCCCAGCACCGCATCGATGCCGCCAGCCCGCTGCACGGTCTCACGCTGGATGACCTCAACGGCCTGAACGCCGAACTGGTGGTGGCCTTCAGCGGGGTGGACGAGACGATCGAGCGGCCGGTGCACAGCCGCTGGAGCTGGCCGGTGGAGCAGATCGGCTACGGCCTCTGTTTCCAGGACATGGTGGAAACGGAGGGCAACCTGCACCGCATCGACTGGTCGGCCTTCGACCGCACCCGTCCCTGTCCACTGCGGCCCTGA
- a CDS encoding DUF3598 family protein, with translation MGNQWENFCRNLGEWRGSFANLDAAGNLQSATASILTLESREEGRCVLFRLRRYGDGGYDTPPLQDHQQEYRSLGKQVVFFDNGSFSKGSLQVAPATRSGAEFGFVGHDRRWRLVQLHGESGAFESLVLIREFRAGSGASERPALTPEQLLGTWQGQAATVEADWPVPSVAPCRTSIEALPGQGLRLTTELGGEPEVLEGRLQGSVLAIDGPSPRQLNLLPDGGSSLVPLQVSHRQGFTVEAAWLSSPTERQRLIRRYNDRGAWISASHLIETRVA, from the coding sequence ATGGGCAACCAGTGGGAGAACTTCTGCCGCAATCTCGGTGAGTGGCGCGGCAGCTTCGCCAACCTCGACGCTGCGGGCAACCTCCAGAGCGCCACGGCCTCGATCCTCACGCTCGAGAGCCGTGAGGAGGGGCGCTGCGTGCTGTTCCGCCTGCGCCGCTACGGCGATGGCGGCTACGACACGCCGCCCCTGCAGGACCACCAGCAGGAGTACCGCTCCCTGGGGAAACAGGTGGTGTTCTTCGACAACGGCAGCTTCTCGAAGGGGTCGCTGCAGGTGGCGCCGGCCACGCGCTCCGGCGCCGAATTCGGCTTCGTGGGCCATGACCGCCGCTGGCGGCTGGTGCAGCTGCACGGGGAGAGCGGCGCCTTCGAGTCCCTGGTGCTGATCCGGGAGTTTCGCGCCGGCAGCGGGGCGAGCGAGCGTCCGGCCCTCACGCCGGAGCAGCTGCTCGGCACCTGGCAGGGCCAGGCGGCCACGGTGGAGGCCGATTGGCCGGTGCCGAGTGTCGCCCCCTGCCGCACCAGCATCGAAGCGCTGCCGGGGCAGGGGCTGCGCCTCACCACCGAGCTGGGGGGCGAGCCGGAGGTGCTCGAAGGCCGGCTGCAGGGCTCCGTGCTCGCCATCGACGGCCCCAGCCCGCGCCAGCTCAACCTCCTGCCCGATGGCGGCTCCAGCCTCGTGCCCCTGCAGGTGAGCCACCGCCAGGGCTTCACGGTGGAGGCTGCCTGGCTCAGCTCCCCCACGGAGCGGCAGCGCCTGATCCGTCGCTACAACGACCGCGGTGCGTGGATCTCGGCCAGCCATCTGATCGAAACCCGGGTCGCCTGA
- a CDS encoding translation initiation factor — protein MGSKGGWQEFGSLSRPASLERPPSAPTPRAQQRVRVQRTKAGKGGKVVTAISGIEAGESERKALLKQLKAAAGTGGTVKDGVIELQGDQVAVALEALETAGYRPRQAGG, from the coding sequence ATGGGGAGCAAGGGGGGCTGGCAGGAATTCGGCAGCCTCAGCCGCCCGGCCAGCCTGGAGCGCCCGCCCTCGGCTCCAACCCCCAGGGCCCAGCAGCGCGTGCGGGTGCAACGCACCAAGGCCGGCAAGGGGGGCAAGGTGGTGACGGCCATCAGCGGCATCGAGGCCGGAGAGAGCGAGCGCAAGGCCCTGCTCAAACAGCTGAAAGCGGCGGCCGGCACGGGCGGCACCGTCAAGGATGGCGTGATCGAGCTCCAGGGGGACCAGGTGGCCGTGGCCCTGGAGGCCCTGGAGACAGCGGGATACCGCCCCAGGCAGGCCGGGGGCTGA
- the trpB gene encoding tryptophan synthase subunit beta gives MTSTVPSASALTAASLQPEVRPNPAGRFGRFGGQYVPETLMPALAELEAAAAEAWADPAFTGRLDHLLRTYVGRPTPLYEAERLTAHYARPEGGPRIWLKREDLNHTGAHKINNALGQALLALRMGKKRVIAETGAGQHGVATATVCARFGLECVVYMGAEDMRRQALNVFRMRLLGATVQPVTAGTATLKDATSEAIRDWVTNVESTHYILGSVAGPHPYPMLVRDFHACIGKEARAQCQEAFGRLPDVLVACVGGGSNAMGLFHPFVEDTAVRLVGVEAAGEGVASGRHAATITEGRIGVLHGAMSLLLQDAEGQVQEAHSISAGLDYPGVGPEHSYLREIGRADYLAVTDQQALDALRLVSELEGIIPALETAHAFAALDALCPTLAPGSEVVLNLSGRGDKDVNTVADRLGAQLGG, from the coding sequence GTGACCAGCACCGTTCCTTCCGCCTCTGCGCTCACCGCCGCCTCGCTTCAGCCCGAGGTGCGTCCGAACCCGGCCGGCCGCTTCGGTCGCTTCGGCGGGCAGTACGTGCCCGAAACCCTGATGCCGGCCCTGGCCGAGCTGGAGGCCGCCGCCGCCGAGGCCTGGGCCGACCCCGCCTTCACCGGCCGGCTGGATCACCTGCTTCGCACCTATGTGGGCCGCCCCACCCCGCTCTATGAGGCCGAGCGGCTCACGGCCCACTACGCCCGCCCCGAGGGGGGGCCGCGCATCTGGCTCAAGCGTGAGGACCTGAACCACACCGGCGCCCACAAGATCAACAACGCCCTGGGCCAGGCCCTGCTGGCCCTGCGCATGGGCAAGAAGCGGGTGATCGCGGAGACCGGCGCCGGCCAGCACGGGGTGGCGACCGCCACCGTGTGCGCCCGCTTCGGCCTCGAGTGCGTGGTGTACATGGGAGCCGAGGACATGCGCCGGCAGGCCCTCAACGTGTTCCGCATGCGCCTGCTGGGTGCCACGGTGCAGCCGGTGACGGCCGGCACCGCCACTCTCAAGGACGCCACCAGCGAGGCCATCCGCGACTGGGTGACCAACGTGGAGTCCACCCACTACATCCTCGGCTCGGTGGCCGGGCCCCACCCCTACCCGATGCTGGTGCGCGACTTCCATGCCTGCATCGGCAAGGAGGCCAGGGCCCAGTGCCAGGAGGCCTTCGGCCGGCTGCCGGATGTGCTCGTGGCCTGCGTCGGTGGCGGCTCCAATGCCATGGGCCTCTTCCATCCCTTCGTTGAGGACACCGCTGTGCGGCTCGTGGGCGTGGAGGCTGCCGGCGAAGGGGTGGCCAGCGGCCGCCATGCCGCCACCATCACCGAGGGGCGGATCGGGGTGCTGCACGGCGCCATGAGCCTGCTGCTCCAGGACGCCGAGGGCCAGGTGCAGGAAGCCCACTCGATCAGCGCCGGCCTCGACTACCCCGGCGTCGGCCCCGAACACAGCTACCTGCGCGAGATCGGCCGGGCCGACTACCTGGCGGTGACCGATCAGCAGGCCCTCGACGCCCTGCGGCTGGTGAGCGAGCTGGAGGGCATCATTCCGGCCCTCGAAACCGCCCACGCCTTCGCGGCCCTTGATGCTCTCTGCCCCACCCTGGCGCCGGGCAGCGAAGTGGTGCTCAACCTGTCCGGCCGCGGCGACAAGGACGTGAACACCGTGGCCGACCGGCTCGGGGCCCAGCTGGGCGGCTGA
- a CDS encoding heat-inducible transcriptional repressor HrcA, protein MEPVGSKTLVRRFGLPTSSATVRSAMGALEQQGLLTQPHTSAGRVPSQQGYRVYVDRLLPAPGVVAQQLERELAGLSLTWTALDDLLLHLSRRLADFTGLLSLITRPQRPRQRLQELRLVPSGDRLLVFLVAGPASGGSLNLRLPPEAVPQLNRLEAWTNSQLRAHPEALIPWHQLPAELRRSGDLLRQALDVQKPLNSDGGSAVASGLGGLLAQPEFSQTASLRPLVQLVEDTPQQLLGPRADAIWIGQEHPHGALEHCGVVQAAYATGDGAHGHVALVGPMRMAYATAKAAVQSVASTLSRLLS, encoded by the coding sequence ATGGAGCCGGTGGGAAGCAAGACCCTGGTGCGGCGCTTCGGCCTGCCCACCAGCTCCGCCACCGTGCGTTCCGCCATGGGGGCCCTCGAACAGCAGGGACTGCTCACCCAGCCCCACACCTCGGCGGGTCGGGTGCCGAGTCAGCAGGGCTATCGGGTGTATGTGGATCGGTTGCTGCCGGCGCCCGGGGTGGTCGCCCAGCAGCTGGAACGGGAACTGGCCGGACTGAGCCTGACCTGGACCGCCCTCGACGATCTGCTGCTGCACCTCAGCCGCCGGCTGGCGGACTTCACGGGCCTGCTCAGCCTGATCACCCGGCCCCAACGGCCCCGCCAGCGGCTGCAGGAGCTGCGCCTGGTGCCCAGCGGCGACCGGCTGCTGGTGTTCCTGGTGGCGGGGCCGGCCAGCGGCGGCAGCCTCAACCTGCGCCTGCCGCCGGAGGCAGTCCCCCAGCTCAACCGGCTGGAAGCCTGGACCAACAGCCAGCTCCGCGCCCACCCAGAGGCCCTGATCCCCTGGCACCAGCTCCCCGCGGAACTGCGCCGCAGCGGCGATCTGCTGCGCCAGGCGCTCGACGTTCAGAAACCCCTGAACAGCGATGGCGGCTCCGCCGTGGCCAGCGGTCTGGGCGGCCTGCTGGCCCAGCCTGAATTCAGCCAGACCGCCAGTCTGCGGCCACTCGTGCAGCTCGTGGAGGACACCCCGCAGCAGCTGCTGGGTCCCCGCGCCGACGCCATCTGGATCGGCCAGGAACACCCCCATGGAGCTCTGGAGCACTGTGGCGTGGTGCAGGCCGCCTACGCCACCGGCGATGGGGCCCACGGCCATGTGGCCCTGGTGGGGCCGATGCGGATGGCCTACGCCACGGCCAAGGCCGCGGTGCAGTCGGTGGCCTCCACCCTGTCGCGGCTGCTGAGCTGA
- a CDS encoding rhodanese-like domain-containing protein produces MQTPVSITAPALHQRLEAGEAIQLVDVREAAELELARLSQPVIHLPLSQSEQWLGQLEQLLERDRPVAVLCHAGIRSWQFACWLMQERQYPQVWNLVGGIEAWSALVDPTVPRY; encoded by the coding sequence GTGCAAACGCCCGTCAGCATCACGGCCCCTGCACTGCACCAGCGGCTCGAGGCCGGCGAGGCCATCCAGCTGGTGGACGTGCGCGAGGCAGCGGAGCTGGAGCTGGCCAGGCTCTCCCAGCCGGTGATCCACCTGCCCCTGAGTCAGTCGGAGCAGTGGCTGGGCCAGTTGGAGCAGCTGCTGGAGCGCGACAGGCCCGTGGCCGTGCTCTGCCACGCCGGCATCCGCAGCTGGCAGTTCGCGTGCTGGCTCATGCAGGAGCGCCAGTATCCGCAGGTCTGGAACCTGGTGGGCGGGATCGAGGCCTGGAGCGCCCTGGTGGATCCCACCGTGCCGCGTTACTGA
- a CDS encoding DUF3352 domain-containing protein translates to MRARPFLALVLAVTLSLLGLALTAGWLLWQRSPLQLQAQALSLPRAARFVPRDAVLGVFLQADADLPVEYARAQAPTRQRRQAAEAMARLRDGAFAAAGLDYRGELAGWLGEETGVALLATRPGAPPDGWLLTLQSRDGDGARRFLQRFWQTRSLAGTGLQVSSYRGMGVISGRGALVGSEPVPIATALIDDDLVLLASGRGVLEQALDVSQIDELNLAADPTFLQAPRHFARGVVLVHVRPGGLEPWLGLTPPASGNGGGLAIRSMVAALSPRGRQLQLEALVALAEAPPAAASSAAPDQPETASATTSDQSPTDQSPTDQSSTDQSPEAAPAPAARSSWASGLDPARAAALTAGLQGELHTLALLQDPAHWPGPWQGLLARSLDPDSDGPLPALVASQDSGPLVWGRGALGWLLGTPAAVPDPASLAPSLEPLGLVSSSLESPSHHPVQVWTHLEALPASRRRREAGAQLAVTVVGARQVDGAQAWWGQTLAVLEERQAGGPAPASLLKALDSLDLPRAPLQWAAAADPAQAALRRWPAWRLLSSLASQPLEAGVSGLALGLEPEPEAGPGAAIHLVANLRYG, encoded by the coding sequence ATGAGAGCCCGTCCCTTCCTGGCGTTGGTGCTGGCGGTGACGCTCTCGCTGCTGGGGCTGGCCCTCACGGCCGGCTGGCTGCTCTGGCAGCGATCCCCCCTGCAGCTCCAGGCCCAGGCGCTTTCCCTTCCCCGCGCCGCCCGCTTCGTGCCCAGAGATGCGGTGCTGGGGGTGTTCCTGCAGGCGGATGCCGACCTGCCGGTCGAGTACGCCCGGGCCCAGGCGCCGACACGGCAACGCCGTCAGGCCGCGGAGGCCATGGCTCGCCTGCGGGATGGGGCGTTCGCCGCCGCCGGGCTCGACTACCGCGGCGAACTGGCGGGCTGGCTGGGGGAAGAAACCGGGGTGGCCCTGCTCGCCACCCGGCCGGGTGCCCCTCCGGATGGCTGGCTGCTGACTCTCCAGAGCCGGGATGGGGATGGAGCCCGCCGCTTCCTGCAGCGCTTCTGGCAGACCCGCAGCCTCGCCGGCACCGGCCTCCAGGTGTCCAGCTATCGCGGCATGGGGGTGATCAGCGGCCGGGGTGCGCTGGTGGGCAGCGAACCCGTCCCGATCGCCACGGCCCTGATCGATGACGATCTGGTGCTGCTGGCCTCCGGCCGCGGCGTGCTGGAGCAGGCCCTGGATGTCTCCCAGATCGATGAGCTGAACCTGGCCGCCGATCCCACCTTCCTGCAGGCACCGCGCCACTTCGCCCGCGGCGTCGTGCTGGTGCATGTCCGCCCCGGCGGACTGGAGCCCTGGCTGGGTCTCACCCCACCAGCTTCGGGTAACGGCGGTGGCCTGGCCATCCGTTCCATGGTGGCTGCCCTCTCTCCCCGAGGGCGGCAGCTGCAGCTGGAGGCTCTGGTGGCCCTGGCGGAGGCGCCGCCGGCTGCGGCGAGCTCCGCTGCGCCCGACCAGCCCGAGACTGCTTCCGCCACCACTTCCGATCAGTCTCCCACTGATCAGTCCCCCACCGACCAGTCCTCCACCGATCAATCCCCCGAGGCGGCACCCGCCCCGGCGGCCCGGAGCTCCTGGGCGTCAGGCCTGGATCCGGCCAGGGCAGCCGCCCTCACGGCCGGGCTGCAGGGGGAGCTGCACACCCTGGCACTGCTGCAGGATCCTGCCCACTGGCCCGGCCCCTGGCAGGGCCTCCTGGCCCGAAGCCTGGATCCCGACAGCGATGGTCCCCTGCCGGCCCTGGTGGCCAGCCAGGATTCAGGCCCCCTGGTCTGGGGTCGCGGCGCCCTCGGCTGGTTGCTCGGAACGCCGGCCGCCGTGCCGGATCCCGCATCCCTGGCCCCATCCCTCGAACCCCTGGGCCTGGTGAGCTCCAGCCTCGAGAGTCCCAGCCACCACCCGGTTCAGGTGTGGACCCATCTCGAGGCCCTCCCGGCATCCCGCCGCCGCCGCGAGGCCGGAGCCCAGTTGGCCGTGACCGTGGTCGGGGCCAGGCAGGTCGATGGCGCCCAGGCCTGGTGGGGTCAGACCCTGGCGGTGCTGGAGGAGCGGCAGGCAGGTGGCCCGGCTCCCGCGAGCCTGCTGAAGGCGCTCGACAGCCTCGACCTTCCCCGCGCCCCGCTGCAGTGGGCCGCCGCGGCCGATCCCGCCCAGGCCGCCCTGCGGCGCTGGCCGGCCTGGCGCTTGCTCAGCAGCCTTGCCAGCCAGCCCCTCGAGGCCGGAGTGTCCGGCCTGGCCCTCGGGCTCGAGCCGGAGCCCGAGGCTGGCCCCGGCGCCGCCATCCATCTGGTGGCGAACCTGCGGTATGGCTGA